In the Kribbella sp. NBC_00482 genome, one interval contains:
- a CDS encoding alanine racemase codes for MPLVLHVDSDRWRDHLRSTWNPDIVPVAKGNGYGFGNHRLFAEARALGARTVAVGTYFEVPADPREDVVVLSPWRPFLEVPQSKNVIHTVSRLADLVSIPAGSRVLIEVMTSMRRHGIGARELRHTMLLNALDRIRFEGWSLHFPMGAGGTSANLREAQQLAKAALDVRKGKLWVSHVPAQKLADIGPDVKLRMGTGLWLGDRGALSVRATVLDVHSVRRGERVGYRQRRVSGDGHILIVSGGTAHGVGLEAPTAAASVRQRAIAMAKGSLDAAGMALSPFTIEGKQRWFAEPPHMQASMLFLPSSVAPPAVGDEVDLDVRYTTTTFDKVSMD; via the coding sequence ATGCCCCTAGTCCTGCACGTCGATTCCGATCGCTGGCGTGATCACCTGCGTTCCACGTGGAACCCCGACATCGTCCCGGTCGCCAAGGGCAACGGGTACGGGTTCGGCAACCACCGGCTGTTCGCAGAGGCCCGCGCGCTCGGCGCGCGGACGGTCGCGGTCGGCACGTACTTCGAGGTTCCCGCGGATCCACGCGAGGACGTCGTGGTCCTGTCGCCGTGGCGGCCGTTCCTCGAGGTGCCGCAGAGCAAGAACGTGATCCACACGGTCAGCCGGCTGGCCGACCTGGTCTCGATCCCGGCCGGCAGCCGGGTGCTGATCGAGGTGATGACCTCGATGCGGCGGCACGGCATCGGAGCCCGCGAACTGCGGCACACGATGCTGCTGAACGCGCTCGACCGGATCCGCTTCGAGGGCTGGTCATTGCACTTCCCGATGGGCGCCGGCGGTACATCGGCCAACCTCCGCGAGGCTCAGCAACTGGCCAAGGCGGCGCTCGACGTCCGCAAGGGCAAGCTGTGGGTATCGCACGTACCGGCACAGAAGCTGGCAGACATCGGTCCCGACGTGAAGCTCCGGATGGGCACCGGCCTGTGGCTCGGTGACCGCGGCGCGCTGTCGGTCCGGGCGACCGTCCTCGACGTGCACTCGGTCCGCCGCGGCGAGCGCGTCGGCTACCGGCAGCGCCGGGTCAGCGGTGACGGGCACATCCTGATCGTCTCCGGCGGTACGGCGCACGGCGTCGGCCTGGAGGCCCCGACCGCGGCAGCGAGCGTCCGGCAACGCGCGATCGCGATGGCCAAGGGCAGCCTGGACGCGGCCGGCATGGCGCTGTCGCCGTTCACCATCGAGGGCAAGCAACGTTGGTTCGCCGAACCGCCGCATATGCAGGCCAGCATGCTGTTCCTCCCGTCATCGGTCGCCCCGCCCGCAGTAGGCGACGAGGTCGACCTCGACGTCCGCTACACCACCACGACGTTCGACAAGGTGTCGATGGATTGA
- a CDS encoding methyltransferase domain-containing protein, with amino-acid sequence MSFLERIEERPGAAELRVASYRMLGLKRGATCVDVACGAGHAVAELANKGLKVTGIDADPDAIEAARERAPGAMFHVAQSDDLPLEDGSMDGYRALRLFHLLEDSAPTVAEAYRVLRPGGRIVLGGQDYGFVLIDSSDQDLTDVIRLGLESRTVSPRAARTLRDVLLDKDFHDVEVAVHTEVVTDHREMAPQLRSAAAAAVEKALITQDDADSWLAEQSRRGRRGRFLAVIPTLLVGGRR; translated from the coding sequence ATGAGCTTTCTGGAGCGGATCGAGGAGCGTCCCGGGGCGGCGGAGTTGCGTGTGGCGTCGTACCGGATGCTGGGGCTGAAACGTGGCGCGACCTGCGTCGATGTCGCGTGCGGAGCAGGTCATGCGGTCGCCGAACTGGCGAACAAGGGCCTGAAGGTGACCGGGATCGACGCCGATCCCGACGCGATCGAGGCGGCCCGGGAGCGCGCGCCCGGGGCGATGTTTCACGTGGCGCAGTCCGACGACCTGCCGCTCGAGGACGGGTCGATGGACGGCTACCGCGCGTTACGGCTGTTCCATCTGCTCGAGGATTCCGCTCCGACGGTGGCCGAGGCCTATCGGGTACTACGTCCCGGCGGGCGGATCGTGCTCGGCGGGCAGGACTACGGTTTCGTGCTGATCGACAGCTCCGACCAGGACCTGACCGACGTGATCCGCCTCGGGCTCGAGTCCCGCACGGTGTCACCCCGCGCCGCCCGAACGCTCCGCGACGTCCTCCTGGACAAGGACTTCCACGACGTCGAAGTCGCCGTACACACCGAGGTCGTCACGGACCACCGGGAGATGGCACCACAACTCAGGTCGGCCGCGGCGGCCGCGGTCGAGAAGGCGTTGATCACCCAGGACGACGCCGACAGTTGGCTCGCCGAACAGTCCCGCCGCGGCCGGCGCGGCCGCTTCCTCGCCGTCATTCCCACACTTCTTGTCGGTGGCCGCCGTTAG
- a CDS encoding VOC family protein, giving the protein MIPLKGVVLDAPDPRELARFYCRLLGWELGDDEEGWATAIGPDDCSTLSFQGEPTYQPPTWPSSADKQQMQLHLDFKVDDLEAAHEHATSLGARLQDFQPQPDVRVYADPVGHIFCFFV; this is encoded by the coding sequence ATGATTCCGTTGAAGGGCGTCGTACTGGATGCGCCGGATCCTAGAGAGCTGGCGCGGTTCTACTGCCGGCTGCTCGGCTGGGAGCTCGGCGACGACGAGGAAGGCTGGGCGACCGCGATCGGCCCGGACGACTGCTCCACCTTGTCGTTCCAGGGTGAGCCCACCTATCAGCCTCCGACCTGGCCGAGCAGTGCCGACAAGCAGCAGATGCAGTTGCACCTGGACTTCAAGGTGGACGATCTGGAGGCCGCGCATGAGCACGCGACCTCCTTGGGCGCCCGGCTACAGGACTTCCAGCCCCAGCCTGACGTCCGCGTGTACGCCGACCCCGTGGGTCACATCTTCTGCTTCTTCGTCTAG
- a CDS encoding NAD-dependent epimerase/dehydratase family protein — MRVLVLGGDGYLGWPTALHLSDRGHDTAVLDNMARRGYDRELGVQSLVPIEDLESRVAAWEEVSGRRIPAYVGDLLDADFVYRVVREFAPDAIVHFAEQRAAPYSMIDREHAVYTQHNNVVGTLNLMYAIAETNPDIHLVKLGTMGEYGTPNIDIEEGWLEVEHNGRKDRMLYPKKPGSFYHLSKVHDSHNLEFACRIWGMRVTDLNQGVVYGQQTDQTVRDARLATRFDYDAVFGTVLNRFAIQAVLGEPLTVYGSGGQTRGFLDIRDTVECIRLAVENPADAGEFRVFNQMTESYSVSQLASLVAECFPGPVQVEQLENPRVEQAEHYYNVKHTGLVGLGLQPHLLSDTLIESMFDIVSANKDRVDPAALLPTVRWKGHLKQ, encoded by the coding sequence GTGCGCGTACTCGTCCTGGGCGGTGACGGCTACCTCGGGTGGCCGACAGCACTGCACCTCTCCGACCGTGGCCATGACACGGCCGTGCTCGACAACATGGCCCGGCGTGGTTACGACCGCGAGCTGGGCGTCCAGAGTCTGGTCCCGATCGAGGATCTCGAGAGCCGGGTAGCGGCCTGGGAAGAGGTCTCCGGCCGGCGGATCCCGGCGTACGTCGGCGATCTGCTCGACGCCGACTTCGTCTACCGGGTGGTCCGCGAGTTCGCGCCGGACGCGATCGTGCACTTCGCCGAGCAGCGCGCCGCACCGTACTCGATGATCGACCGCGAACATGCTGTCTACACGCAGCACAACAACGTGGTCGGCACACTGAACCTGATGTACGCCATCGCCGAGACCAACCCGGACATCCACCTGGTGAAGCTCGGCACGATGGGCGAGTACGGCACGCCGAACATCGACATCGAGGAAGGCTGGCTGGAGGTCGAGCACAACGGCCGCAAGGACCGGATGCTCTACCCGAAGAAGCCGGGCTCGTTCTACCACCTCAGCAAGGTGCACGACTCGCACAACCTCGAGTTCGCCTGCCGGATCTGGGGGATGCGCGTCACCGACCTCAACCAGGGCGTGGTGTACGGGCAGCAGACGGACCAGACCGTGCGGGACGCGCGGCTGGCGACGCGGTTCGACTACGACGCCGTGTTCGGCACGGTACTCAACCGGTTCGCCATCCAGGCGGTGCTCGGGGAGCCGCTGACTGTCTACGGCAGCGGCGGGCAGACCCGCGGGTTCCTGGACATCCGGGACACCGTCGAGTGCATCCGGCTCGCGGTGGAGAACCCGGCGGACGCGGGCGAGTTCCGGGTCTTCAACCAGATGACCGAGAGCTACTCGGTGTCCCAGCTCGCGAGCCTGGTCGCCGAGTGCTTCCCCGGCCCGGTCCAGGTCGAGCAGCTGGAGAACCCACGCGTCGAGCAGGCCGAGCACTACTACAACGTCAAGCACACCGGTCTGGTCGGCCTCGGCCTCCAGCCGCACCTGCTCTCCGACACCCTGATCGAGTCGATGTTCGACATCGTCTCCGCCAACAAGGACCGCGTCGACCCGGCCGCCCTCCTCCCGACAGTCCGCTGGAAGGGCCACCTCAAGCAGTAA
- a CDS encoding GtrA family protein: MRALTKTYLSRSRLLLWAKYSASSVIATVVSQVAFALCYWFGTAAIVATLVAWLAGAIPNYVLNRRWTWGRSGQKLPYTIIVVGSAVTAIVVTSVTDRLVQPLESHLWKTVLVSGSYLGTYAVLFIVKFVLFDRLVFAKTAADPVEVRTPVAT; this comes from the coding sequence ATGCGCGCTCTCACCAAGACCTATCTCTCCCGCAGCCGATTGTTGCTGTGGGCGAAGTACTCGGCATCCTCCGTGATCGCCACGGTGGTCAGCCAGGTGGCGTTCGCCCTGTGTTACTGGTTCGGTACGGCGGCGATCGTCGCGACGCTGGTCGCCTGGCTCGCCGGCGCGATCCCGAACTACGTGCTCAACCGCCGCTGGACCTGGGGCCGCAGCGGGCAGAAGTTGCCGTACACAATCATCGTGGTCGGGTCGGCGGTCACCGCGATTGTGGTCACGTCGGTGACCGATCGCCTGGTGCAACCTCTGGAATCACATCTGTGGAAGACCGTGCTGGTGTCAGGGTCGTACCTCGGGACCTACGCGGTGCTGTTCATTGTGAAGTTCGTGCTGTTCGACCGGCTGGTGTTCGCCAAGACTGCCGCCGACCCCGTCGAAGTACGTACTCCCGTAGCCACGTAG
- a CDS encoding glycosyltransferase: MRKHWLLAVFLVAGLVLRVLATVAYRPAIIYTDSVQYLTNMGKLSPDQLNPIGYDFVLGPLVAIGGLTLVVIVQHLTGLLLGVAIYALARRLTVYRWLSAFAAAPILLDAYQVQIEQNIMAETTFDVILVAILWLLIAKGAPGWGRAAVVGVLVGAAFTVRAIGLVLLIAVVLYLLVVGRQRVRRTAAAVAGFGVVFAAYAGYYHAETGRWGFTGAENQVLYGRTATVANCDKLPLDEGTRLFCPKEPLGQRLGVDKYAHNHYGDPNWPGPLPPGTTKRQLATEFAHLVIKHQPLDVTWAALKDFGKGFAPTRTTSPDDVPLDRWQFQLTYPNLQDANTAKAAVKWGGSEPQVSHVPAVILRTYQLHGGYTSGTLLALCVLIALAAVARAKELRSATLFPVAAGVILLLGSAAFEFSWRYQLPGLVFFPLAGAIGLRALLGKDQARPPMADFPDAVDSAAIKETPNFAPVVVVIAAYNEAGGIGPVLTDMPRTCAGLPVDVLVVVDGATDNTAEVAREHGAYVCVAPSNRGQGAALRLGYHLAAQGGARYVVTTDADGQYDNDELETLLEPILLDRADFVTGSRRLGAEDADSRLRWVGVRVFAVLASILTRQKLTDTSFGFRAMRAELATAVTLREPQYQSSELLLGALALGARVVELPMTMRRRGDGSSKKGPGVVYGANYGRVMTTTWLREYVLRRGRRQSWRTPAGRTARTSQ, from the coding sequence GTGAGGAAGCACTGGCTGCTGGCTGTCTTTCTGGTGGCGGGTCTGGTGCTGCGCGTCCTCGCGACCGTCGCGTACCGGCCCGCGATCATCTACACCGATTCCGTCCAGTACCTGACGAACATGGGCAAGCTGAGCCCTGATCAGCTCAACCCGATCGGGTACGACTTCGTGCTCGGACCGTTGGTGGCGATCGGTGGACTGACCCTCGTCGTCATCGTGCAGCACCTCACCGGGCTGCTTCTCGGTGTCGCGATCTACGCACTGGCGCGCAGGCTCACCGTCTACCGCTGGCTGTCCGCGTTCGCCGCGGCGCCGATCCTGCTCGACGCGTACCAGGTGCAGATCGAGCAGAACATCATGGCCGAGACCACGTTCGACGTGATCCTGGTGGCGATCCTCTGGCTCCTGATCGCCAAGGGTGCGCCGGGCTGGGGGCGCGCGGCAGTCGTCGGCGTACTGGTCGGAGCCGCCTTCACGGTGCGCGCGATCGGCCTGGTCCTGCTGATCGCTGTAGTGCTCTACCTGCTCGTGGTGGGCAGACAGCGCGTACGCCGTACCGCTGCCGCCGTCGCGGGATTCGGTGTCGTCTTCGCCGCGTACGCCGGCTACTACCACGCGGAAACGGGCCGCTGGGGTTTCACCGGCGCCGAGAACCAGGTCCTGTACGGGCGGACTGCCACGGTCGCCAACTGCGACAAGCTCCCGCTCGACGAGGGCACGCGGCTGTTCTGCCCGAAGGAGCCGCTCGGCCAACGCCTCGGCGTGGACAAGTACGCCCACAACCACTACGGCGACCCGAACTGGCCCGGCCCGCTTCCACCAGGTACGACGAAGCGTCAACTGGCGACCGAGTTCGCGCACCTCGTGATCAAGCACCAGCCGCTGGACGTGACGTGGGCGGCGCTGAAGGACTTCGGGAAAGGTTTCGCGCCCACCCGCACCACCTCACCCGACGACGTACCGCTGGACCGCTGGCAGTTCCAGCTGACCTACCCGAACCTCCAAGACGCCAACACTGCAAAGGCTGCAGTGAAATGGGGAGGGTCCGAGCCACAGGTCTCCCACGTGCCTGCGGTCATCCTGCGCACCTATCAGCTCCACGGCGGCTACACGTCCGGCACACTGCTCGCACTGTGCGTGCTGATCGCTCTTGCTGCAGTAGCACGGGCTAAGGAGCTCCGGTCGGCCACACTGTTCCCCGTAGCCGCCGGTGTGATCCTCCTGCTCGGCTCAGCTGCGTTCGAGTTCTCCTGGCGCTACCAACTGCCCGGACTGGTCTTCTTCCCGCTGGCAGGCGCCATCGGCCTCCGTGCCCTGCTCGGCAAGGATCAGGCACGACCTCCGATGGCGGACTTCCCAGACGCCGTGGACTCCGCAGCGATCAAGGAGACGCCGAACTTCGCCCCGGTCGTCGTAGTCATCGCCGCTTACAACGAGGCCGGCGGCATCGGTCCAGTGCTCACCGACATGCCGCGGACCTGCGCCGGTCTCCCGGTCGACGTCCTGGTCGTCGTGGACGGCGCGACCGACAACACCGCCGAAGTCGCCCGTGAACACGGGGCGTACGTGTGTGTTGCCCCGAGCAACCGTGGTCAAGGCGCGGCGCTCCGACTCGGCTATCACCTGGCAGCACAAGGCGGAGCGCGGTACGTCGTCACAACGGACGCGGACGGTCAGTACGACAACGACGAGCTGGAGACCCTCCTGGAGCCGATCCTGCTCGACCGGGCCGACTTCGTCACAGGGTCGCGCCGCCTCGGGGCGGAGGACGCGGACAGCCGGCTGCGCTGGGTCGGCGTCCGGGTGTTCGCCGTACTCGCGTCGATCCTGACCCGCCAGAAGCTGACCGACACGTCGTTCGGGTTCCGCGCGATGCGAGCAGAACTCGCGACAGCAGTGACGTTGCGTGAGCCGCAGTACCAGTCGTCGGAGCTGCTGCTGGGCGCACTGGCGCTGGGCGCCCGCGTGGTCGAGCTGCCGATGACGATGCGCCGCCGCGGTGACGGGAGCAGCAAGAAGGGCCCGGGTGTCGTGTACGGCGCGAACTACGGGCGGGTGATGACGACTACGTGGCTACGGGAGTACGTACTTCGACGGGGTCGGCGGCAGTCTTGGCGAACACCAGCCGGTCGAACAGCACGAACTTCACAATGA
- a CDS encoding NAD-dependent epimerase/dehydratase family protein has translation MDERVLVTGASGFVGRAVVGALRGRGVLVTAVDREPPDSSWDDGVQVVTGDLAEQETCIAAFETRPTAVVHLAALTSVLRSVDAPMQTFAQNVTITQVLLELSRGSGVDRFVLASTNAVVGDVGTSTITADLPLRPLTPYGATKAAGEMLLSAYSGSYGMATAALRFTNVYGPGMSHKDSFVPRMMRAALSGTGVRVYGDGQQRRDLVFIDDVVRGVLLALDSKYDGRAIIGSGRSVSVLEMIDAVRAVTGCPVPAEHIEAPAGEMPAVVVDITNDLGYQPTVSLEDGLARTWQYFKTP, from the coding sequence ATGGACGAACGTGTGCTGGTCACGGGGGCGTCGGGGTTTGTGGGGCGGGCTGTTGTGGGGGCTTTGCGGGGGCGGGGGGTGTTGGTTACTGCGGTGGATCGGGAGCCGCCGGATTCGTCGTGGGATGACGGGGTGCAGGTGGTGACGGGGGATCTTGCGGAGCAGGAGACCTGTATTGCGGCGTTCGAGACGCGGCCTACGGCGGTGGTGCATCTGGCGGCGTTGACGTCGGTGTTGCGGTCGGTGGATGCGCCGATGCAGACCTTTGCGCAGAACGTGACGATCACGCAGGTGCTGCTGGAGTTGAGTCGCGGTAGTGGCGTGGACCGGTTCGTGCTGGCGTCGACCAATGCGGTGGTGGGGGATGTCGGTACGTCGACCATCACCGCGGACCTTCCGTTGCGGCCGTTGACGCCGTACGGCGCGACGAAGGCGGCGGGCGAGATGTTGCTGTCGGCGTACTCGGGCAGTTACGGGATGGCGACCGCGGCGCTGCGGTTCACCAATGTGTACGGGCCGGGGATGTCGCACAAGGACAGCTTCGTGCCGCGGATGATGCGGGCGGCGTTGAGCGGTACCGGCGTGCGGGTGTACGGCGATGGGCAGCAAAGGCGCGATCTGGTTTTCATCGACGACGTGGTGCGCGGCGTACTGCTCGCGCTCGACAGCAAGTACGACGGGCGCGCGATCATCGGGTCCGGACGGTCGGTGTCGGTGCTCGAGATGATCGACGCGGTGCGGGCGGTGACCGGCTGCCCGGTTCCGGCCGAGCACATCGAGGCTCCGGCGGGCGAGATGCCGGCTGTGGTCGTGGACATCACCAACGATCTCGGTTACCAACCGACGGTTTCGTTGGAAGACGGTCTGGCCCGGACGTGGCAGTATTTCAAGACCCCGTGA
- a CDS encoding HD domain-containing protein: MADVRIFPGWDDWSAAEPDLRALLSDQIVGELGVAFDAAVEWHEGQTRPAGEPYWQHLLQVLQVLASGLGVNDVDLLRAGLLHDVVEDTPGTGADLVARFGERTAGLVEAVTIPEVRSGESKDEVRTAYLAKLARAPRDVLLLKLSDRYSNVQRLHTHPRVAKQRSYYAETVERFVPLASVDELLDGLFKHWADAYSYLMGPVDSIETADKLAAALHREQVDKSGEPYVDHVRGAAAIARANGARTDQQMAALLHDTVEDTACTLAQLRDLGGPDSVVDMVDALTRRTGESHDDYLTRLTRTPDAVLVKRADIEHNISPSRQSQLDPATQDRLRQKYAHAVRVLDEATTTPRLELTSIPLPISAQITTDAPKPNAEPHDRPPPPRRRTQRARPPQRARPARGAPTRAIGTRRTDPPIRPHPTLSRTRSRRTLRISAPTCTTTTPCPACNTSATPARNLPRRTMSWRAAM; the protein is encoded by the coding sequence ATGGCTGACGTGCGCATCTTCCCCGGATGGGACGACTGGAGCGCTGCGGAGCCCGACCTGCGGGCACTCCTCTCCGATCAGATCGTTGGCGAATTGGGCGTAGCGTTCGATGCCGCGGTCGAGTGGCACGAAGGCCAGACCAGACCGGCCGGCGAACCCTATTGGCAGCATCTGCTTCAGGTGCTGCAAGTGCTGGCGAGCGGCCTCGGCGTCAATGACGTCGATCTGCTCCGGGCGGGTCTGCTGCACGACGTTGTGGAAGACACGCCGGGCACGGGAGCCGATCTGGTGGCGCGGTTCGGGGAGCGTACGGCGGGGTTGGTGGAGGCGGTCACGATTCCGGAGGTTCGCTCGGGGGAGTCGAAGGATGAGGTGCGGACGGCGTACCTGGCGAAGCTCGCGCGGGCGCCGCGCGACGTGTTGCTGCTGAAGCTGTCGGATCGGTACAGCAACGTGCAGCGCTTGCATACGCATCCGCGGGTCGCGAAGCAGCGCTCGTACTACGCGGAGACCGTCGAGCGATTCGTTCCGTTGGCGTCTGTGGATGAGCTGCTGGATGGGCTGTTCAAGCACTGGGCTGACGCGTACTCGTACCTTATGGGTCCGGTCGACAGCATCGAGACTGCCGACAAACTCGCGGCAGCTCTTCACCGGGAGCAGGTCGACAAGAGCGGGGAGCCGTACGTCGACCACGTTCGTGGCGCTGCGGCGATTGCGCGGGCGAACGGCGCCCGTACGGACCAGCAGATGGCGGCGCTCCTTCACGACACCGTGGAAGACACCGCCTGCACGCTTGCGCAACTCCGCGACCTCGGCGGACCCGATTCCGTCGTGGACATGGTCGACGCCCTCACCCGTCGGACCGGCGAATCTCACGACGACTATCTGACGCGCCTCACCCGAACCCCCGATGCCGTCCTCGTCAAGCGAGCCGACATCGAACACAACATCAGCCCGTCACGCCAGAGCCAGCTGGATCCGGCGACACAAGACCGCTTGCGTCAGAAGTACGCCCACGCCGTACGAGTCCTCGACGAGGCCACGACAACACCGCGCCTCGAGCTGACCTCGATCCCACTCCCGATCTCCGCCCAGATCACAACCGACGCACCCAAGCCCAACGCCGAGCCGCACGACCGCCCGCCCCCACCCCGCCGACGAACACAGCGAGCCCGACCACCACAGCGAGCCCGACCAGCGCGAGGAGCCCCAACGAGAGCGATCGGCACTCGTCGGACCGATCCGCCGATCCGCCCCCACCCGACGCTCAGCCGGACCCGTTCGCGTCGTACCCTCCGGATCTCCGCGCCCACATGCACCACGACGACACCCTGTCCCGCCTGCAATACCTCAGCAACGCCCGCCCGGAACCTGCCGAGACGGACGATGTCGTGGAGGGCAGCGATGTAG
- a CDS encoding ATP-binding protein, which produces MSSHRVIPRWRVTSVPLAGGPDTDLAQRLTALRRGLLPALMLQASAGRPFSCCWTRAVAGGPIEVRVGIEPVDGAVSYPVGARAIAADAVDFPCWVGVDGVHDVLTALPEAEAEPAGTLEDLAEALPAFAWLVRASPLGVQERGELLDDLHLRMTIGLDREKISGRDALELERSRARYRDFSAAQGGLWSVEILAGGVDEASAALVAQTLSGAADLHATPYALTAQGEGRPFEATGELLAAVARPPVREIAGVRVVEQVRFDLTPETPADGIPLGDVIDASGRAVGTMTVSRDTLNRHAFVAGATGSGKSQTIRHLLEGLTAAAVPWLVIEPAKAEYAGMAGRLGSESSVAVVRLGDPDAVPLSLNPLEPEAGFPLQTHLDLVRALFLAAFEANEPFPQVLSQALTRCYTSFGWDLALSRGGPQYPTLADLQLTARDVVDDIGYGAELAADVRGFVDVRLTSLLLGTPGRFLGGGHPLDVADLLSRNVVLELEDVGDDQDKAFCMGVVLIRLIEHLRVRRGPASGLRHVTVVEEAHRLLKASTDGTAGHAVEMFAGLLAEIRAYGEGIVVAEQIPGKVIPDVVKNSALKILHRLPAADDRETVGATMNLDTPQSRAVVSLPPGQAATFTDGMDRPILLQIPHGEPRERRAASPPTVAAAGRRSSVCGVSCHGRLCTVRNIADAARFLENNPRFVLWVELLTVAHLAAAPKPVPATAWSLDEVSPAVLECAIAEAVGVAVLGRSEAIEDDVAPALLIDHLAEVVLGTVRQETISCPTTEIEWQAGVFRFADVADALRTYAGPFDAPHPLTGQWEARGLKLGGLTIGEQIGSYLKGQPAKASPMLLFGDGTLLRAAANLSTATGPYAQLITAARGLTVPGSWHRHVFRMLEAMEG; this is translated from the coding sequence GTGAGCTCGCACCGTGTGATTCCGCGGTGGCGCGTGACCTCGGTGCCGTTGGCTGGTGGACCGGACACGGATCTGGCACAGCGGCTGACGGCGCTTCGGCGTGGGTTGTTGCCTGCGTTGATGCTGCAGGCGTCGGCGGGGCGTCCGTTCAGTTGCTGCTGGACTCGCGCGGTGGCCGGTGGGCCGATCGAGGTGCGGGTGGGGATCGAGCCTGTGGACGGCGCGGTCTCCTATCCGGTGGGTGCTCGGGCGATCGCTGCGGACGCCGTCGACTTCCCTTGCTGGGTGGGTGTTGACGGCGTGCACGACGTACTCACTGCGCTGCCCGAGGCCGAGGCCGAGCCTGCCGGGACGCTGGAGGATCTTGCGGAGGCGTTGCCGGCTTTCGCCTGGTTGGTGCGGGCCTCGCCTCTTGGCGTGCAGGAGCGGGGCGAGTTGCTTGACGATCTTCATCTGCGGATGACGATCGGGCTGGACCGGGAGAAGATCTCGGGGCGGGACGCGCTCGAGCTTGAGCGGAGTCGTGCTCGCTACCGGGATTTCTCCGCGGCGCAGGGCGGGCTGTGGTCGGTGGAGATTCTTGCTGGTGGGGTTGATGAAGCCAGTGCGGCGCTGGTCGCGCAGACCTTGTCCGGGGCGGCTGACTTGCATGCCACGCCGTACGCCTTGACAGCTCAGGGCGAGGGTCGCCCTTTCGAGGCGACGGGGGAGTTGCTGGCGGCGGTCGCGCGGCCGCCTGTGCGGGAGATCGCCGGTGTTCGCGTGGTCGAACAGGTGCGTTTCGACCTGACGCCCGAGACGCCGGCGGACGGGATCCCGCTCGGGGACGTCATCGACGCGTCGGGGCGCGCGGTCGGGACCATGACCGTTTCGCGGGACACGTTGAACCGGCACGCGTTCGTTGCCGGTGCCACCGGTTCGGGCAAGTCGCAAACGATCCGCCACCTGCTCGAGGGCCTCACGGCGGCCGCCGTACCGTGGCTGGTGATCGAGCCGGCGAAGGCGGAGTACGCCGGGATGGCGGGCCGGCTGGGTTCGGAATCCAGCGTCGCGGTCGTCCGGCTCGGCGATCCGGACGCCGTACCGCTGAGCCTGAATCCTCTGGAACCGGAGGCCGGGTTCCCGCTGCAGACGCACCTCGACCTCGTCCGCGCGCTCTTCCTGGCCGCCTTCGAGGCGAACGAGCCTTTTCCACAGGTCCTCAGTCAGGCGCTGACCCGCTGCTACACCTCGTTCGGCTGGGATCTCGCGCTGAGCCGCGGCGGCCCGCAGTACCCGACGCTCGCGGATCTGCAGCTCACCGCACGGGACGTGGTCGACGACATCGGGTACGGCGCTGAACTCGCCGCCGATGTCCGCGGTTTCGTCGACGTCCGCCTCACCTCCCTGCTCCTCGGAACACCCGGCCGGTTCCTCGGCGGCGGCCACCCGCTCGACGTCGCGGACCTGCTCAGCCGGAACGTCGTACTCGAACTCGAGGACGTCGGCGACGACCAGGACAAGGCGTTCTGCATGGGCGTCGTACTGATCCGCCTGATCGAACACCTCCGCGTCCGTCGCGGACCCGCCTCCGGCCTGCGCCACGTCACGGTCGTCGAAGAGGCCCACCGGTTGCTCAAGGCAAGCACTGACGGCACCGCCGGTCACGCCGTTGAGATGTTCGCCGGCCTGCTCGCCGAGATCCGCGCGTACGGCGAAGGCATCGTGGTCGCCGAGCAGATCCCCGGCAAGGTCATCCCCGACGTCGTCAAGAACTCCGCCCTCAAGATCCTGCACCGCCTCCCCGCCGCCGACGACCGCGAAACCGTCGGCGCCACCATGAACCTCGACACCCCCCAATCCCGAGCCGTCGTCTCCCTCCCACCCGGCCAAGCCGCCACCTTCACCGACGGCATGGACCGCCCCATCCTCCTCCAAATCCCCCACGGCGAACCCCGCGAACGACGAGCCGCTTCGCCGCCAACCGTGGCAGCGGCCGGTAGACGTAGCAGTGTCTGCGGAGTCAGCTGTCACGGTCGCCTCTGCACGGTTCGCAACATCGCCGACGCCGCCCGATTCCTTGAGAACAACCCCAGGTTCGTCCTGTGGGTCGAACTCCTCACCGTCGCCCATCTGGCTGCCGCCCCGAAACCGGTGCCTGCTACCGCCTGGTCGTTGGACGAGGTTTCGCCGGCGGTGCTGGAGTGCGCGATCGCCGAGGCAGTAGGAGTGGCCGTGTTGGGGCGCTCGGAGGCGATCGAGGACGACGTCGCCCCGGCGCTATTGATCGATCATTTGGCCGAGGTCGTCCTCGGCACCGTCCGACAGGAAACGATCAGCTGCCCGACAACAGAGATCGAGTGGCAGGCCGGGGTTTTCCGGTTCGCGGACGTGGCAGACGCACTGCGGACGTACGCCGGGCCGTTCGATGCACCGCACCCGCTGACGGGGCAGTGGGAGGCGCGAGGGCTGAAGCTCGGGGGGCTGACGATCGGGGAACAGATCGGCAGCTACTTGAAAGGCCAACCCGCCAAGGCCTCCCCGATGCTGCTGTTCGGAGATGGCACCCTCCTCCGCGCCGCCGCTAATCTGTCCACGGCCACCGGGCCGTACGCCCAGTTGATCACCGCGGCCCGCGGACTAACAGTTCCCGGCAGTTGGCACCGCCACGTATTCCGGATGCTGGAAGCGATGGAGGGCTAG